A window of Chlorobium phaeobacteroides DSM 266 genomic DNA:
TGTGGTTGCGGTGTGGCATTCAGGTTTATACAAGCAATAGCCGAGCAACTTGATACGGGTATGGAGAGCTGGCAGAAATATTTTGATCTGGTTGCCATTGCAACTGCCGCTGATATGGTTGTTCTGGAAAAGGAAAACAGAACGTATGTGCGTGAAGGATTGCAGAGAATAAGAACCAGTCCAAGGAGCAGCCTTGCCCAGATGCTTGGCATTATGAATGTTGATGCCGATATGATGTCGATGTTTACCATAGCGTTCGGAATTGCACCAAGAATAAATGCCGCAGGGCGAATGGAGTCGGCAACGCTGGCCGTGAAGTGGCTTCTTTCCGATTCGGTTGAGGATTCACAGCAACATGCCGGAGAGCTCGAGCAGTTGAACGCCCTGCGCAGAAAAATCGATGCCGAGATTTTCATTCAGGCAGAAAAAATGATTGCCGGTCATTTTGCATCCTACTGTTCTTCGATTGTTCTCTATGACGAGGAGTGGCATCTTGGTGTTCTTGGTATTGTCGCCTCGAAAATGCTTGAAAAATACTATCTGCCCACCGTGATCATGGGTAACATGAATGGACTTGTCAAAGGGTCGGTGAGAAGCGTGGACGGGCTTAATATCTATGAAGTGCTTCAGGAGTGCGGTGAGTATCTTGAGCAGTTTGGGGGGCATAATCAGGCCGCAGGTATTACACTCAGACCGGAAAACCTTGCCGGGTTTCGAAAAAGATTTGATGAGATCTGCCGGGATCTTCAGCCAGTCGAACTTCGTCAGAAAGAGGTTCTGATCGATTCCGTCCTTGCCCTTGAAGATGTTACCGATAAATTCATGAACGTGCTTGCAGAGTTTGCTCCCTACGGGTATGGAAACCGGGAGCCGCTGTTTGTTTCAGACCAGGTTCTCCTGCAAGGACGTCCCCGTTTGCTCAAGGAACGGCATGTCAAGTTTTCAGTCAGGGATAAACATGACCGGATATTTGATGTTATAGGATTTGATCGTCGCGATATCTATGAGGATCTTGCTGCTTCGAATACTCCTGTTGTTGCCATGGTCTACTCTCTTGAAAAGAGAAGCTGGAATAACCGTGAACATTGGCAGATCAGGCTTAAAGACCTCTCGATTACTCAGGATCAGCCATGGAAGGAGTAGAATCTTCAGCAGAGGGAAGACTTTTTTCATGTCTTGTTCTGCCGAGAATACCAGCAAGAGACGAAATGGCTGAAATTCCGAAGAAAATAAGCGATAATGCCACTCCCGTGCTGGTTTCAAGATGAATATAATCAAGAAGGTAGTAAAAGGTAATTTCCCTCGCACCGGCACCACCAATGGTGATTGGCAGTATTGTCGCAACGGTTGACATCAGAAAAATTGAAAGATAGTCAATGATGTGGGTAGTGGAGGAGATCGCTTTAAGAATAAAGAGTGCCGAGATAACCTGCGTTGACTGAATGATAAGCGACTCGAGCGTGGTGACCGCAAAAACGGGTATGAACTGCCGGTAGAACAGCTTGTTGAGCAGGAGCGCAAAGGGGTAGAGCAGAATAAGCAACCCCCATGCATAGGGAACAAGGTCGGGCAGTTTAGCCGCAAATGAGCTTTGCAGGAGCAGAATAAGGGAGAGAACTATAAGAGCAACAATGCCGCAGATACGGTCCCAGAGAACAGCGTTGAAAACATTGATTGTTTTTAAGCTGTGATTTTTTTTCAGGACATATATTTTATAACCGTCTCCTCCGATGCCGCCAGGCAGAAAAAGATTGTAGAACATTCCAAGGTAGTAGAGCTTCAGATTGTAGCTCGCTGACAGCCTGATGCCGATGACTTTGAAAAAACGGTTAAGTCGAAGGGCATTGAGGATTTTGGAGATGTTGAAAAACAGAAGCGCGAGGAGAAGATACCATGGATCTGCTTTGCGGATAATGCCGGCAAGTTGTGCTATATCAGTTTTGGTCAGGACAAGAAAAAGTGCCAGACAGGTGACAAGAAGCTGAATCAGTGTCTTGAGCAGCTTTATCGTGCGGGAGTTAATCTTTGCCAACGATCTTTTTGATGATATAGGGTTTTTTGTTCTGTGATTCGTAGTAGGTGCGCATGATGAACTCGGCAATAAACCCGGTGGTAATCAACTGAATTCCGATAAAGGTAAGAATCACGCCAAGAGTTAAAAGTGGTCTGCCGCCGATTTCATGGCCGAGAATTTTCAGGGCGACCAGATAAAGGTTGATGGCAAGACCTAAAAACAGGGTTGAAAAACCAAGGGTGCCAAACAGGTGCATTGGTTTTTGGCTGTACTTCTGGAAAAAAACCATGAACAACAGATCACTCAGCACCTTGAAGGTTCTGCCTATACCATATTTCGACTCTCCGAACTGCCTCGGGTGGTGGCGAACGTCAACCTCTTCCATTTTTGCTCCGTAAAGCTGAACAAGTACGGGAATAAACCGGTGCAGTTCTCCGTAAAGACCGAGATTTTTTGCGACATCTTTTTTAAAGATTTTCAGCGTGCAGCCGTAATCATGGATATGCACACCGGTGATGTTTCGGATGATCGCGTTTGCAATGGCGCTTGGAATTTTTCTCAGCACCATGCCGTCCTTTCTGTTCGCTCTTCTTCCTGCAATCACATCGAGATCATGGTCGTACAGATAGCTCATCATCATGGGAATATCTCCCGGGTCATTCTGCAGGTCGCCGTCAAGGGTGGCAATCAGTTCACCGTGAGCACTGTCGATACCTGCCGCCATGGCGGTTGTCTGGCCATAGTTCTTGTTCAGGACAACGAGCCGGGCGTTCGGAGGGGCAAAAGCCTCTATTTCGGCAACGGTACCATCCGTTGAGCCGTCATCGACAAGAATGATCTCGTGATCAACCGATCCGAGTGCAGCCGCAAGAGCATCGAACAGCGGTTTGATGCTCTTTTCTTCGTTCATGACCGGAATGACTACCGAGAGTTTGATGGTCACGGAATCGTTTATTTATTGTTTACCAGTACAATGCCGTGCTTCTGGTAGAGTACATCAGGATTGTCAAACCCTGGAAGGTATTTGACGGTTGTAAGCACGATATCGCCCTTTTCGGGAGCTCGTCTCTCTGCAAAAGTTTCGGAATATACGAAAAAAGAGGGGTAATAGACTTTCCACATCACAACTTTATACCCCTCCTTTCTGGCAAGAATTGCCGCTTCCCTGACCGGTATCTGCAGGAGTTCGGCTGCAATGGGCATCAGGAAGAGATTCACCAGCAGCGTCAGAACAACCCCCTGCGCGATCAGCCTTCCTGAAGCTTTCAGCACAGGGATCGTTATCGTGGCCACAAGGAGCAGCCCGCTTACCCCGATGACCATGAGATACGTACTATCAAGAATGATACGGGCATCATGGAGGATGGCAGTGATATAGGCATCATCAATCCGTTCCATTGCCATGGGGAGAGCATACGGGAGGGCCCCCAGGAGGGTGATAAAGAGCAGAGGCCATACTACCAGCAGTTTCGGGTGTTTGCCGGAATCGAATACTCTTGCCATCAGGAGAAAAAGAGGCGTATATCCGTAGATCATATAGTGCGGCAGTTTGGTGCCGGAAAGCGAAAAAAAGATGAATACAAAGCCGAACCAGATTGCAAGAAAGATGTTGAGCGGCTCGGCAAGCAGTTTTTTCAGGTTGAAGAGCGTGGTGAACAGGAGGCCGGTAAATGGCATAAGTCCCAGGAGAATGACCGGAAAATAGTAGAAGAGAGATCCGGAATGCCCTTCGAGCGAGGAGTTGAAACGGTTGATATTATGTTTGAAAAAAAACCCCTGAATAAAGGCCATGCCCTGATCGAGGTATTCGAGCGTGTACCATGGCATCACAATAAGAAGAAAAATGATGATGCCTGTCGGGTTCAGAACGGTCGTGAGCCATTTTTTCAGTGATCTCTGCTGAAGCGAGAAAAGAAAGGAAACAGCAAGAGGAATAAGCATCGCTATCGGACCCTTGGTCAGAACACCCAGCCCGATAGCCGCAAAGGCAAGGTTTCTGGCAGGTTTCGATCCGGTAGTCAGATGCCGGTATACAGCAAACATGCTGACGGCAAGAAAGCAGTTCAAAAGAGCATCGGCAATGGCGGCCTTGGCAATGATGGTCACCTGCAGGGAGAGAATCATGAGCGCAGCGGCCAGAAACGCCCTGCGGGAACCGAGTTCCTTTCGGGCAAAAAGATAGATAGCTCCAGCCCAGATCGCACTGGCAAGCGCAGAGGGGAGCCTGAAAGCGAATTCGGTCATTCCGAAAAGGGTTACCGAAAGCGCCTGGAACCAGTAGATTAGAATAGGCTTGTCAAATCGTGGCACTCCATTGAGGTAGGTGGTCAGATAGTTTTTGGTCGCAAGCATTTCCCGGGTTGCCTCGCTGAATGCCCCTTCGTCAACATCAAAGAGCGGCCCGGAACCGAGACCGTAAAAAAAACTTGCAATGACCAGAACCCCTACTATCGAGGCATGGATAATTTTGTTATAGTTTTGTCTCTCCGGCAGCATTACAATGTGTCATGAAATAACGTTGATAAAGGAAAGCGGTTGATGCAAGACCAAGCAGGGACCCGGCCAGCACATCGCTGATATAGTGCTTGTTAATGGCGATACGGCTGAAGGCGATCAAAATGGCAGCAGTAAAAAAAAACAGCCTGAATCGTGGAAAAAGCAGGGATAGCGCGGCTGCCGCACTGAATGCCGTTGCGGAATGCCCTGACGGAAACGATGTCCATGCATGTTCCCATCGAAAAAAATCCATTCCGTACATTCCGTCGTTCAGGTAGAGTTTTGGTCGGGCTCTGCCGAGGATATACTTAATCAGATCGGCGGCAAGACCCGAGAGAGCGACGGTAGAAAAAACAAAAAGACCGGCTGAAGCCGCATGTTTTTGTCCGTTTCGGAAAAGAATAAACAAAAGAAATCCCGGAACAAGATACCACTCGGATTGTCCTAAAATGGTAATTCCGCTGAAGAAGCTGAAAAAAGTCGAATCGTTGCTTTGACGCATAAGAAGCGCCGTCGGAATGTCAACATAGAGATAGCAGAAAATAATCAGCAGCACGGAGCTTGCGGCAGCAGGTATCCAGAAACGACGAGAGGTCATGGGAAAGTCAAAAGTGATGCAAGCACGTAATATTCATGTGCTCCGTTCGCCTTGCACACAGGCAAGAGAGGACGAGTTTGGAGAAATGCCGGATTCTTCCGGGAAAATACATTAAATTTCTTCACACTCACAAAAGAGTGAGGGATGTTGTTTTGACGCATGTAAACTGGATACACTATGGAGCTGAACGCCGAGGATGAGATCATCCTGCTGTTGTCGTGCCCGGACAGACCCGGACTTGTTTCACGCATCACCGGATTTATCTGTGACCGTGGAGGTAATATTCTCAATTTGAACGAACATGTCGATACCGGAGATAAAACCTTTTTTATAAGGATAGCCTGGAGCATCGAGAGTTCGCCACTCTCGCTTGATGAGCTTGAACGAGCGTTCATGCCGCTTGCTCTTGAACTCGGCGCTGCCTGGAAAATTCGTGAAAGCGGCAAAAAGACCCGTATGGCGATTTTTGTCTCAAAGTACGATCACTGTCTGCAGGAGATCCTCTGGCGACATAGCATGGGCGAGTTTGCCATCGATATCGCGCTCATCGTTTCGAATCATCCCGACCTGAAACCACTTGCAGACCATTACGGGATCGACTATCATCTGTTTGAAACAGACCGTAAGAGTAAAGCTGATGTTGAGCGGGATGAGCTTGCCCTGCTTGAACAGTACGGTATTGATACCGTTGTGCTGGCCCGATATATGCAGATATTGTCACCGCATTTTGTTGAACGTTATCCATCGAGAATTATCAACATCCATCACTCATTTCTCCCTGCGTTTGTCGGGGGGAACCCCTATCGGCAGGCATATGAAAGGGGGGTGAAAATTATTGGCGCCACAAGCCATTATGTTACCGAAGATCTTGATGAAGGTCCGATTATCGAGCAGGATATCATCAGGATAACCCACAAGGACCGGCTTGCAGATCTTATTCGCAAGGGTCGCGATCTCGAACGCATGGTACTTGCCCGCGCTATCAGGTTCCATGCCGAGCACCGTATTCTGGTCAACGGAAAAAAGACCGTCGTGTTTGAATGAAAAGAGGTGTTATACCAATAGCATTGATGTGCGATTCAAGGGCTGCGTGTCGGGAAGAGCAAAAGGATAATATAACGGGCTTTATCTCATGGCCAACAACGCTGTATCAGCAGGTGATCATCATCATCATTCCGACGGGCATGATCATGTTCATCATCACGCTGCGAAAAATATCAAAACCGCATTTTTTCTTAATCTTGGCTTTACCCTTGTTGAAATAATCGGTGGTTTTATTACCGGCAGTACGGCAATTCTTGCCAATGCCGTGCACGATCTTGGAGATTCGTTTGCGCTTGGCCAGGCATGGTATTTTGAACGTCTCTCCGGTGAAAAAAGCAACGCCCGCTACTCCTATGGTTACAAGCGCTTTTCGCTTCTTGGCGCGCTTATCAGCACCGTGTTTCTTCTTGGCAGTTCGCTCTTTGTGCTGGCCGGGGCTGTGCCAAGGATTCTTCATCCCCATCATCCTGATGCGGGCGGGATGATTCTTCTTGCGGTCATCGGTGTTGCCGTCAACGGCATCGCCATGGCAAGGCTGTCAAAAGAGAGCGGCATGAACGCAAGGGTTGTTGCACTGCACCTTCTTGAAGATGTGCTTGGATGGCTAACGGTGCTTCTTGTCGGTATTGTGCTCATATTCTGGAACTTGCCCGTTCTCGATCCGGTGCTTGCGGTACTCATCACCCTCTACATCCTTCGCGGCGTCGTAAAAAATCTCATGGCACAGATTCCTGTTTTTCTCCAGGCGGTACCTGCCGAACTCGATCTTTCAGCAATTTCAGCCGAAATAGAAGCAATGAGTACGGTTCGGGCTGTTCATCATGCGCACATCTGGTCGCTTGACGGCAGTCACAACGTCTTTACCGTCCACCTTGAAGTTGAACGGATGCTCGATGCCGAAGATTACATGCAGTTGAAAGACCGCATTAAAACCCTTGTTAAACAACACGGCATCTACCACTCAACCGTCGAGATCGAGTTTCCCGGCGAGATATGCCGGAATATGCCTGATGCCGGGACTGGGTAGTAGGGTGTGGGTAGTAGGGTGTGGGGAGTGGGTTTGTTTATTTTCCTGAATGTCTTCGTGTTACCGGTAAATTTTTTTCTGTCATCCCGATTTTTTTCCTGTCATCCCGAACGGAGAGAGGGATCTCAATGCAATGGCGGGGTGATTGTGGTAGAGAAAAGGAGAAGGGAGAGATTTCTCTCTCCGTTCGAAATGACAAGAGGGGGTGGAATGGGGTGTGGTGGGATGTGTTACGTTGGGTAATGGGTAATGGGTAATGGGTAATGGGTAATGGGTAATGGGTAATGGGTAATGGGTAATGGGTAATGGGTAATGGATAGTGGTCGTGCGTTGATTGCTGGTTTAATGCTACTTCCGTTTTGTTTTGCTCTGATCCGGTCAGCGGTAATCCGGTTGGCGGGTTGAGCAATTTCAGTTTTCATCTTGTTCTATCCGGTTCTTTTTTCTGAAATTCAGTGTATCATCTCTTTGAACAGGAAGTTTTTTTCAACAATCATAATTGCAGTCTGTCAGATGAAAAAATTGTTTTTAATCTTTATTATCCTGCTTGCAGGATGTACCGGCATTCCACAGGGAATCACGGTTGTTGAGGATTTTGCTCTTGATCGGTATCTTGGAACCTGGCATGAAATTGCCCGTCTCGATAACCGGTTTGAAAAGGAGCTTGATCCGGTATCAGCAACCTACTCGCTTGCTCCGGACGGCAGCGTCAAAGTGGTGAACAAGGGGTTTGACCTGAAAAAACAGGAGTGGAAAACCATAGAAGGGCGTGGCGTTTTTCTCGATGACAGGAATACCACTCAAGGTGCTTTGAAGGTTTCCTTTTTCGGCCCTTTTTATGCAAGCTACAATGTTATTGATCTCGACAGCGCTGGTTATCGCTGGGCAATGGTGTGCGGTCGCGACAAATCATATTTCTGGATTTTATCCAAAGATACCGTTATGGAGCCAGCTCAGCTCAAGGCGCTGGTTGCGAAAGCGGCAACGTTGGGTTTTGATATGGCGAGGCTGCGCTATCCTGGCAGGCAGAATCCGTAAGGATGGCTTAATTGATGGTTGCGTTCGTTCTTTGTTGTCTGTTTTAATGGACAACGATGTTCAGCCGCGAAAGGAATAATTTTATACGAAGGATGCTCTATGGCCATTATGACAGAGTTTTTAAATTTGATTGTGCCTGTTTCTGTGATTGAAGAGAAGTATCCCGGGGGATGGGAACGTTGTTTGCAAGACCACAAGGTTGCCATTGGCGCCCGTGTCTGGTTTGACGACTTCCTCTTCCGTGACGGAGCGATGAACCCGACGGCAATGCTGCAGCTGCTCAATGAGTGGTGGAAATTAGGTTTTGAGTGTTACGCAGAAAAAGATGGAAAAAAATACTGGAAGGATGTCTGTGTTTATGAGGGTTCGCTCGAAGGTACGCCTATGCCATGCGATTGGTTGGCTGAGGATCCGGAGAGCCGGAGCGTTTATCTGAAAGGTACCGCAATGGGTGAGATTAAAGGGCGTGACTGGGACTTGATCGATGACTGGGAGGCGTTACCGTTTCCCGAAAACGGACGTTAAGAAGCGGGCTCCTTTTTTCAGAGAGGAAGTCTGTACTCTTCAAGAATAACCCTGACATGTCGGGGAACCAGTGTTTCCAGATGTTCCGGATAGCGGAATTTTACATAGTAGTAGTGCCTGATCAGATGAAAATCGACCGAGTAGCGGGCAAATCCTTTTCCTTTCGGGCCGATCATTCCAAACACTCCGGCAAGAGTGTGTCCGAACCAGACGGGAATTTTTCTTCTGCTTGAATACTCCTTATCCAGTTCTTTCATGCTTTCGATGATGCGTTTCGAGCTGCTTTGAACAAATGAGCGGCACTCCCGGTTACCGAACTCCTCAAAACGATCCAGTTCGGCTTCGATCAGTTTCGGCAGTTTTTTTCCTGTTTCAGTTCGAACCAGCACCCACTGCCGGTTCTGGTCAGGCAGCAATTTTGCCTCGAGATAGCCGACGGTAATGTCGGCAAGGCTGTTGAGATCGTCAACGCAGCTCATGCATGCCGGAGGGAAAATACCGGGGTTTGCGAGCTCTTCCGGAAGGCTGAAGAAGGGAATTTTTTCAACCCTGCCGCCATCGTGCCGGATGTGAATTCTGAAATCCTGCATGAACTCGATATGGCGTGCGGTATCGGGCGATTGCGACATTCTTTTGAGAACCCATGGCCACTTTGACCGTGCGATGTTGTCAACGCAGGGAATTCCTATGGTCAGGATCTCCATCTCTTTGAAGTAATCAAATCGCTCCTGGAAATCGCGGAGGGTATGCAGGTGACAGGCTGCTCCGATGACAAGAATTTTTTTCATTCCCTGACGAGAGGCTGTTTGCAGGGAGTAGAGAACATGGGAAAGCACCGGTTTGTTGCCTCTGGTGGAATGGATCTCATCGAAGCTCTGAGCAAGAACAGGCTGCGAGAAAAAATGATGGTCGGGTGTACGCTGCAGCGACACGACTCCCTCAACAAGCTTTTCTTTAAAACCCCGCGTTGCCATTCGGGTAATCATACCGCTCCATTGCGATCCGGGTATCGGTTTTTTCAGTTGAGCCGTAAAAGCGGTCAAGAGTAACGTCGAATCGCATCTCAACCGGATCATCCAGACTTCGTTCCCGTTCGAAAAGTTGTACCTCTCTTTTGCCGAGCCTTTTTTTTTGCGATTTTTGCCCTGTTCAGCGCAGGGTGCTCACCGCTGGTCACGTTATCCCAGCTCCGTCATATGTTGCAACTCCCACATCCTCCGATAAAGCCCGTTACCGGCCATCAGCTCGCTGTGCACGCCTTGCTCGACAATCTTTCCCTTTTCAAGCACAAAAATCCGGTGATACTTTTCCATCGCCTTTAACCGGTGGGTAATCGTTATCAGCGTTTTTCCTGCACTGATGGCAGTCAGCGTCTCCGTTACCTCTTTTTCCGTTATGCCGTCGAGGTTGGCCGTTGCTTCGTCGAGAATCATGATCGGCGCACGTTGCAGCAGGATTCGTGCGATGGCGATTCGTTGGCGCTCTCCTCCGCTGAGTTTCATGCCGTGCTGGCCGCACCATTCGTCGAGCTTTGAGGCGAAGTGGCTGAGTCCGGCGGCAGTGAGAGCTTTTTTAAGATCGTCATCAGTAGCCCCCGGGGCGGCAAGGGTCAGGTTTTCACGGATGGTTTCTGCAAACAGGTAGGTTTTCTGCGAGACGAGAGCGATGTTTCGGCGCAACTCTTCGGGATCAAAGAGGGTGATGTTATGGCCACCGATGTTGATGCATCCTTCGCGGCTGTTCCAGAATCGCATGAAGAGCGCGGTGATGGTCGATTTTCCTGCGCCGCTCGGGCCAACGATGGCGATGTGCTCTCCGGGGAGAACGCTGAAAGAGAGGCTGTCGAGCGCTTTGGCTGTGCTGCCGGGGTAGGTGAAACTGAGCCTCTTTACCTGAATGGCATGCTCTGACGGAAAAGGGATGGGATTGGCCGGCGCGATTGTCTCCGGTTTGGCGTCGAGGATTTCAAAGAGGCGCTCTCCGGCGTGTTGATCGGCTTCGATGTGCTTGATGGTGGATGGCAGCGGCAGAAAAGGCTCAAATGAGGCCATGACGGCGAGGGTAATGACGGAGAGTGCAATTCCGTTGGCCGTGGCGCCGGATGAGATGGATGGAATGAGCGTCCAGAGAATCGTGATGACAGCGCCGTTCATGAGGAGGCCTGTGAGCGATTCGTGCAGTCCTTCTATGACAGCGTTTTTTCTCTGGAGCTGGAGTTTGCCTGTTTCGGCGCTCTGCATGGCTGCAAGGTGCGCAGGTAAATTACCGTAAAGCTGTAACTCTCCGATGCCCTGAATGAGATCAAGAGCCAGCACCTGTTCTTCTGCTTTGTGTTTCATAATGCCGACCGAGATGCCACGGCTCAACTGCATGGTGAGGATCGGCACTCCTATGCCTGCAAGGGTGTGAAAGCAGAGGATGATCATCGCTGCCGATACGGAATAACTGCCGAGGAGAAACCACATCAGTGCGGTTACAAGCAGTGCTGTGAGCGGTGGGCCGAGTACTCTGGTGTAGATGTTTTCAAGGCTCTGGATGTCGTCGACAACCCGTTGCAGCAGATCGCCGCTTTTGAAGTGCATGAGGCGTGCCGGCGCCAGGGGCTCAATGGCGTCGTAAAACCAGAGACGCAGTTTTGCGAGGATTTTAAAGGTGATGTTGTGCGAGATGAGGCGTTCAGCGTATCGAAATGCGCCTCGGGCGAGACCGAAAAACCGCACGCCGGCAATGCCGACCTGGAGCGCTACCATCGGTGGTTGCAGCGCTGCTTTGGCGATGATATAGGCGGAGGTCATCAGGAGCCCGATGCCGCTGCCTGTAGTGGCAAAACCGATGAACGCGGCCAGAGCCATCCACCAGAGGTATGGTTTGACCAGTGCGACGAGTCGAAAAAAGGTTTTCATGATACGCTCTCCTGTTGCAGAAGCAGAGCTTCCTGGTAAAATCCTCCCTTGGCGATCAGCTCATCGTGTGTGCCGGACTGGGTGATTTTTCCTTCGCTGATGACAATGATCTGTTCGGCGGATCGTATGGTTTCGAGCCGATGAGCGATGATGACGGTGGTTCTTCCTCTCATCAACTCCTGAATGGAGTTTCGAAGTACAGTTTCAAGTTCAGGGTCGGTGTGCGATGTTGGTTCGTCGAGCACAAGCAGCGGAGCATTTTTAAGAAATGCACGGGCGAGTGCTACCCGCTGCGCCTCTCCTCCGCTCAGTCGCGCACCCTCTTCGCCGATCATGGTCTCAAGTCCCTGGGGAAGCGTTTTTATAAAGGTGGCAAGGCCGGTTTTTTTCAGAGCGATCTCCATCTCTTCTGATGACGCATCTCTTTTCGCAAGGAGGATATTCTCTCGCAGGGTGGCATTAAACAGGTAGGGGTGCTGGGGTACCCATGAAATTTGTTTGTGCCAGGCTTCAAGAGGGATGGCATGAATCGGGTTGTCGTTGATCGTGATGCTTCCTTTGCCGGGATCCTGAAAGCGGAGAAGCAGGTTTATGAGGGTACTCTTTCCTGAACCGCTCGGGCCGATAATGGCGGTTGTTTTTTCGGCAGGAATGGTGGCATTGATGCCTTCAAGCGCTGGTCGCGAGCTACCGGGGTAGGTGTAGCTGACGTCGGAGAAGTGAATCGGACTTTTTTTGGCGCCTTCCTGCACGGCAAAGTCGACCTGCTGCACAGCAGAAGGCGCACTCTGGTCGAGGATGGCAAAGAGCTCCTTCGAGGCGCTTACTCCTTCCATTCCTGCATGAAATTTTGTTCCGAGCTGGCGCAGCGGGAGGTAGAAGTCAGGGGTGAGAATTAACACAAAGAGCGCGTGTTGAAAGGTGAGGTGACCGGTCATAAGGCGAAGGCCGATCCCGACGGCAACGATGGCTGTGCCGATGGTGCCGACCAGTTCGAGTGTCAGTGAGGAGAGAAATGCGACTTTCAGCACGTTCATGGTGGCATGGCGGAAGGTTTCGCCGGACTTTTCGAAGGCGTCGTGCTGTCGCTGGCTCTGCGCAAAGAGTTTGAGCGTCGGCAATCCTTGCAGCACATCAAGAAAGAACCCGCTCATTCGGCTCATGGTTTTCCACTGTTTGTCGGTCATGGCGCTGGCCGATTTTCCGATGAGAATCATGAAAAGGGGGATAAGCGGTGCGGTGATGAGCAGGATGCCGCCGGAGATCGGGTCGCCCT
This region includes:
- a CDS encoding lipocalin family protein, whose protein sequence is MKKLFLIFIILLAGCTGIPQGITVVEDFALDRYLGTWHEIARLDNRFEKELDPVSATYSLAPDGSVKVVNKGFDLKKQEWKTIEGRGVFLDDRNTTQGALKVSFFGPFYASYNVIDLDSAGYRWAMVCGRDKSYFWILSKDTVMEPAQLKALVAKAATLGFDMARLRYPGRQNP
- the cydD gene encoding thiol reductant ABC exporter subunit CydD, whose translation is MNIDRRLFQLLKEERTPFILSIIAGILAAGMLVAQAYYLSHIIDSAFMRKTGIENLLLPLGLFALFSILRMAFNWFSHTEANRGTIIIRKKIFNRLTSTVGDLGPIHAKSVQSGRLSTTLLKGVEALDAYFSQYIPQIFFALFTPLLIAGIILQGDPISGGILLITAPLIPLFMILIGKSASAMTDKQWKTMSRMSGFFLDVLQGLPTLKLFAQSQRQHDAFEKSGETFRHATMNVLKVAFLSSLTLELVGTIGTAIVAVGIGLRLMTGHLTFQHALFVLILTPDFYLPLRQLGTKFHAGMEGVSASKELFAILDQSAPSAVQQVDFAVQEGAKKSPIHFSDVSYTYPGSSRPALEGINATIPAEKTTAIIGPSGSGKSTLINLLLRFQDPGKGSITINDNPIHAIPLEAWHKQISWVPQHPYLFNATLRENILLAKRDASSEEMEIALKKTGLATFIKTLPQGLETMIGEEGARLSGGEAQRVALARAFLKNAPLLVLDEPTSHTDPELETVLRNSIQELMRGRTTVIIAHRLETIRSAEQIIVISEGKITQSGTHDELIAKGGFYQEALLLQQESVS
- a CDS encoding Coenzyme F420 hydrogenase/dehydrogenase, beta subunit C-terminal domain; its protein translation is MIRLRCDSTLLLTAFTAQLKKPIPGSQWSGMITRMATRGFKEKLVEGVVSLQRTPDHHFFSQPVLAQSFDEIHSTRGNKPVLSHVLYSLQTASRQGMKKILVIGAACHLHTLRDFQERFDYFKEMEILTIGIPCVDNIARSKWPWVLKRMSQSPDTARHIEFMQDFRIHIRHDGGRVEKIPFFSLPEELANPGIFPPACMSCVDDLNSLADITVGYLEAKLLPDQNRQWVLVRTETGKKLPKLIEAELDRFEEFGNRECRSFVQSSSKRIIESMKELDKEYSSRRKIPVWFGHTLAGVFGMIGPKGKGFARYSVDFHLIRHYYYVKFRYPEHLETLVPRHVRVILEEYRLPL
- the cydC gene encoding thiol reductant ABC exporter subunit CydC, coding for MKTFFRLVALVKPYLWWMALAAFIGFATTGSGIGLLMTSAYIIAKAALQPPMVALQVGIAGVRFFGLARGAFRYAERLISHNITFKILAKLRLWFYDAIEPLAPARLMHFKSGDLLQRVVDDIQSLENIYTRVLGPPLTALLVTALMWFLLGSYSVSAAMIILCFHTLAGIGVPILTMQLSRGISVGIMKHKAEEQVLALDLIQGIGELQLYGNLPAHLAAMQSAETGKLQLQRKNAVIEGLHESLTGLLMNGAVITILWTLIPSISSGATANGIALSVITLAVMASFEPFLPLPSTIKHIEADQHAGERLFEILDAKPETIAPANPIPFPSEHAIQVKRLSFTYPGSTAKALDSLSFSVLPGEHIAIVGPSGAGKSTITALFMRFWNSREGCINIGGHNITLFDPEELRRNIALVSQKTYLFAETIRENLTLAAPGATDDDLKKALTAAGLSHFASKLDEWCGQHGMKLSGGERQRIAIARILLQRAPIMILDEATANLDGITEKEVTETLTAISAGKTLITITHRLKAMEKYHRIFVLEKGKIVEQGVHSELMAGNGLYRRMWELQHMTELG